One window of Mesorhizobium sp. WSM4904 genomic DNA carries:
- a CDS encoding response regulator transcription factor, whose product MTSRTILIVDDDDDLRATLVEQLALYEEFDVQQESTAAKGVAAARGGLVDLLIMDVGLPDMDGREAVKILRKGGYKAPIIMLTGHDTDSDTILGLEAGANDYVTKPFRFAVLLARIRAQLRQHEQSEDATFSVGPYTFKPSQKLLIDPRGAKVRLTEKEASIIKYLYRADQKVVTRDVLLEEVWGYNSGVTTHTLETHVYRLRQKIERDPSNAEILVTESGGYKLVP is encoded by the coding sequence ATGACATCACGCACCATTCTGATCGTTGACGACGACGACGACCTGCGAGCCACGCTCGTCGAGCAACTGGCGCTTTACGAAGAATTCGACGTCCAGCAGGAATCCACCGCCGCGAAAGGCGTCGCCGCGGCGCGCGGCGGTCTCGTCGATCTGCTCATCATGGATGTCGGCCTGCCCGACATGGACGGCCGCGAAGCGGTGAAGATCCTGCGCAAGGGCGGCTACAAGGCGCCGATCATCATGCTGACCGGCCACGACACCGATTCCGACACGATCCTGGGCCTCGAGGCCGGCGCCAACGACTATGTGACCAAGCCCTTCCGCTTCGCCGTGCTCCTGGCGCGCATTCGTGCGCAATTGCGCCAGCACGAGCAGAGCGAGGACGCCACCTTCTCGGTCGGTCCCTACACGTTCAAGCCCAGCCAGAAGCTTCTGATCGATCCGCGCGGCGCCAAGGTGCGGCTGACCGAAAAGGAGGCCTCGATCATCAAATATCTCTACCGGGCCGACCAGAAAGTGGTGACACGCGACGTGCTCCTGGAAGAGGTGTGGGGCTACAATTCCGGCGTCACCACGCACACGCTGGAGACCCATGTCTACCGGCTACGCCAGAAGATTGAGCGCGATCCTTCCAATGCCGAAATTCTTGTGACAGAAAGCGGCGGCTACAAGCTGGTTCCTTAA
- a CDS encoding DUF1761 domain-containing protein encodes MDFSVVNWVAVIVAAVVAWLFGAVWYMGLSKPWLKAAKLDPATMKRSPVPFVVSFIAELVMALILTLVVGAITGGEPSPVAGLLFGFVLWLGFVATTLSVNHRYEGFGWDLTLIDAGHWLGVLLIMGAIIGWFGAPAAPAG; translated from the coding sequence ATGGATTTTTCGGTCGTGAACTGGGTCGCGGTGATCGTCGCCGCGGTCGTGGCGTGGCTCTTCGGCGCCGTCTGGTACATGGGCTTGAGCAAGCCGTGGCTGAAAGCGGCGAAACTCGACCCGGCGACGATGAAGCGCTCGCCCGTCCCGTTCGTCGTCAGCTTCATCGCCGAGCTGGTGATGGCCCTGATCCTGACATTGGTGGTCGGCGCGATAACCGGCGGCGAGCCGAGCCCGGTCGCAGGATTGCTGTTCGGTTTCGTGCTCTGGCTGGGCTTCGTCGCCACCACGCTTTCGGTCAACCACCGCTATGAAGGCTTCGGCTGGGACCTCACCCTGATCGACGCCGGCCACTGGCTGGGCGTGCTGCTCATCATGGGTGCGATCATCGGCTGGTTCGGCGCGCCGGCTGCGCCAGCAGGCTAA
- a CDS encoding YciI-like protein, with product MLFALICKDKPGSLQLRIDTRPAHAAFLEGLIGEGKLAFAGPFLDADGKPEGSLVMIEAADMAAAQALAAADPYAKAGLFESVEIRAWNWVFQRPASA from the coding sequence ATGCTGTTTGCGTTGATTTGCAAGGATAAGCCCGGCAGCCTGCAGCTGCGCATCGACACGCGGCCGGCGCATGCGGCGTTCCTCGAAGGCCTGATCGGCGAAGGCAAACTTGCCTTTGCCGGCCCCTTCCTCGACGCCGACGGCAAGCCCGAAGGCAGCCTGGTCATGATCGAAGCGGCGGATATGGCGGCCGCGCAAGCCTTGGCGGCCGCCGACCCCTATGCCAAGGCAGGCCTGTTCGAAAGCGTCGAGATCCGTGCATGGAACTGGGTCTTCCAGAGGCCTGCCAGCGCATGA
- a CDS encoding L,D-transpeptidase — protein MPKGLRVVVVRARPGNRAQGFLQAGKTVFPCALGRGGISANKREGDGATPLAAMRILSGYFRNDQFAGGRRTRLAMAPIGPDLGWCEVPDDRNYNRPVKIPYGASHERMRRADNLYDVCLVLDWNIAPRRRGRGSAIFFHLARPGFTPTQGCVAVTVRTMARLLPLLSDRTVVKVVR, from the coding sequence TTGCCGAAAGGCCTGCGTGTCGTGGTTGTGCGGGCAAGACCCGGCAACCGGGCACAGGGGTTCCTGCAAGCCGGTAAAACCGTGTTCCCCTGCGCGCTGGGACGCGGCGGCATCTCCGCCAACAAACGTGAGGGCGACGGCGCGACGCCTCTGGCCGCGATGCGGATATTGTCGGGGTATTTTCGCAACGACCAGTTTGCCGGCGGGCGCAGGACGAGGCTGGCAATGGCGCCGATCGGCCCGGATCTCGGCTGGTGCGAAGTGCCGGACGACCGCAACTACAATCGGCCGGTCAAGATCCCCTATGGCGCGAGCCATGAGCGGATGCGGCGCGCCGACAATCTCTACGACGTGTGCCTGGTGCTCGACTGGAACATCGCGCCGCGCCGGCGCGGGCGCGGCAGCGCGATCTTCTTCCACCTCGCCCGCCCAGGCTTCACGCCGACGCAAGGCTGCGTGGCGGTGACCGTGCGCACCATGGCAAGGCTCTTGCCGCTGCTGTCGGATAGGACGGTGGTGAAGGTGGTGAGGTAA
- a CDS encoding EVE domain-containing protein, with product MNYWLFKSEPSVFSFEALKAKGKAGTQWDGVRNYAARNNMKAMKIGDLGFFYHSNEGLDIVGIAEVCALAHPDTTTDDPRWECVDIRAYKDVPKPVTLEQVKANPKLAEMALVRLGRLSVQPVTPAEWKEVCRMADLNPAP from the coding sequence ATGAACTACTGGCTGTTCAAATCCGAACCCTCGGTCTTTTCCTTCGAGGCGCTGAAGGCGAAAGGCAAGGCCGGCACGCAGTGGGACGGCGTGCGCAACTATGCCGCCCGCAACAACATGAAGGCGATGAAGATCGGCGATCTCGGCTTCTTCTACCATTCCAACGAAGGCCTCGACATCGTCGGCATCGCCGAGGTCTGCGCGCTCGCCCATCCCGACACCACGACCGACGACCCGCGCTGGGAATGCGTCGACATCCGCGCCTACAAGGACGTGCCGAAGCCGGTGACGCTGGAACAAGTCAAGGCCAATCCGAAGCTGGCCGAGATGGCGCTGGTTCGGCTTGGCCGGCTTTCCGTGCAGCCAGTGACGCCGGCAGAGTGGAAAGAGGTCTGCCGCATGGCCGATCTCAACCCGGCGCCGTGA
- a CDS encoding cyclic nucleotide-binding domain-containing protein, which yields MALDDDIRILSAVKLFQGFTQEQLRLLAFGAENTFLQADHKLYREDDVADSAYVVVSGRIVLYREQGGERVPIGTAGPGAMLSELALIADTNRLTSASAAVDSEVIRLSRRMFRRILEEYPELAAQLHDRILEEFQQMIARIEELAPRFMG from the coding sequence ATGGCGCTGGATGACGACATCCGCATCCTGTCCGCCGTGAAGCTCTTTCAGGGCTTTACGCAGGAACAGTTGCGCCTGCTCGCCTTCGGCGCGGAGAACACCTTCCTGCAGGCCGACCATAAGCTCTACCGCGAAGATGACGTGGCTGACTCGGCATATGTCGTGGTCAGCGGGCGCATCGTGCTCTATCGTGAACAAGGCGGCGAGCGCGTCCCGATCGGCACGGCAGGTCCTGGCGCCATGCTGAGCGAACTGGCGCTGATCGCCGACACCAACCGGCTGACCAGCGCCTCCGCCGCTGTCGATTCGGAAGTGATCCGCTTGAGCCGCAGGATGTTCCGCCGCATCCTGGAGGAATATCCCGAGCTGGCGGCGCAGTTGCACGACCGCATCCTGGAAGAATTCCAGCAGATGATCGCCCGCATCGAGGAGCTCGCGCCGCGGTTCATGGGGTGA
- the gcvA gene encoding transcriptional regulator GcvA: MARLLPGTRALRTFEAAARHLNFTRAADELGLTPAAVSHQIKEIEDQLDLVLFTRTSRTIRLTEAGNVLFEASVDALDLLGRAVSRARKMNRGTALLKVTIDAQFATKWLMRRVDGFRRQKPGIELRFDITYEVRDFERDDVDIGIRFGAGKYPGLCAHRLFENIIIPVCSPALLASGPPLKEPRDLFHHTLAHIEWSRQGVTWPNWRMWMQAAGVDDFDDSRTLVFGSATDATQAALDGHAVALADFAMVANDLSQGRLIRPFELGIKVAPEFAYFVVYPEAMKDDARIVAFRDWLLEEVAKDADAG; encoded by the coding sequence ATGGCCCGCCTGCTGCCCGGAACGCGTGCGCTGAGGACGTTCGAGGCGGCGGCCAGGCATCTCAATTTCACCCGCGCCGCGGACGAGCTCGGCCTAACGCCGGCGGCGGTCAGCCATCAGATCAAGGAAATCGAGGATCAGCTCGACCTGGTGCTGTTCACGCGCACCAGCCGCACCATCCGGCTCACCGAAGCGGGCAACGTTCTGTTCGAAGCCTCGGTCGATGCGCTCGACCTGCTTGGCCGCGCCGTCAGCCGCGCGCGCAAGATGAACAGAGGCACGGCCTTGCTGAAAGTGACGATCGACGCGCAGTTCGCGACGAAGTGGCTGATGCGGCGCGTGGACGGTTTCCGCCGGCAGAAGCCGGGCATAGAGCTGCGCTTCGATATCACCTATGAGGTCAGGGACTTCGAACGGGACGATGTCGATATCGGCATCCGTTTCGGCGCCGGCAAATATCCGGGGCTCTGCGCCCACCGGCTGTTCGAAAACATCATCATCCCGGTCTGCAGCCCGGCGCTGCTTGCCTCGGGCCCGCCGCTGAAGGAGCCGCGCGACCTCTTCCACCACACGCTGGCGCATATCGAATGGTCGCGGCAGGGCGTGACATGGCCGAACTGGAGGATGTGGATGCAGGCGGCCGGCGTCGACGATTTCGACGACAGCCGCACGCTCGTCTTCGGCTCGGCGACCGATGCCACGCAAGCAGCGCTCGACGGCCATGCCGTGGCGCTGGCCGACTTCGCCATGGTGGCCAACGACCTTTCGCAAGGGCGGTTGATCAGGCCCTTCGAGCTTGGCATCAAAGTCGCGCCGGAATTCGCCTATTTCGTCGTCTATCCGGAAGCCATGAAGGATGACGCGCGCATCGTCGCCTTCCGCGATTGGCTCCTCGAGGAGGTCGCGAAAGACGCAGACGCTGGTTAG
- a CDS encoding methyltransferase gives MTRLTPKSAKTFILDNTALMAPPHVPEVLLHLADEAHDLWLRTEEELAEIGLPPPFWAFAWAGGQGLARYVLDHPATVRGKSVLDFASGSGMVAIAALKAGASQVIAADIDPFCEAVITLNLKANGVKAEFLDADCIGTDDGWDVVLAGDVFYDKPLADRLTPWFTALTARGADILVGDPGRAYLPKKGLQSLAVYQVPVTRVLEDAEVKRTTVWRWAAAAPA, from the coding sequence GTGACCAGGCTCACGCCGAAAAGCGCGAAGACATTCATCCTCGACAATACGGCGCTGATGGCGCCGCCGCATGTGCCGGAAGTGCTGCTGCATCTGGCCGACGAAGCGCACGACCTGTGGCTGCGCACCGAGGAGGAGCTGGCCGAGATCGGTCTGCCGCCGCCCTTCTGGGCCTTCGCCTGGGCCGGCGGCCAGGGCCTTGCCCGCTATGTGCTCGACCATCCCGCGACGGTGCGGGGAAAAAGCGTGCTCGATTTCGCTTCCGGCTCCGGCATGGTCGCCATCGCTGCCCTGAAGGCCGGCGCGAGCCAAGTGATTGCCGCCGATATCGACCCGTTTTGCGAGGCGGTGATCACGCTCAACCTGAAGGCCAATGGCGTGAAGGCCGAATTCCTCGATGCGGACTGCATCGGAACGGATGACGGCTGGGATGTCGTGCTCGCCGGCGACGTCTTCTACGACAAGCCGTTGGCGGACAGGCTGACGCCGTGGTTCACGGCGCTCACGGCGCGCGGCGCCGACATCCTCGTCGGCGATCCCGGCCGCGCCTATCTGCCGAAGAAGGGGCTGCAATCGCTCGCCGTCTACCAGGTGCCGGTGACGCGTGTGCTGGAGGATGCGGAGGTGAAGCGCACCACTGTCTGGCGATGGGCTGCCGCTGCTCCGGCTTGA